From a single Bradyrhizobium sediminis genomic region:
- a CDS encoding ABC transporter substrate-binding protein — MPVRKAARVFGGLIAAVAALGMVASADAQEKKIKIGVIYDLTGPLAGGGSELQYTGAKIMLDSYAKKEVEGYKIEAVYADAQSKPDVAINEAVRLIEQEKVDMLLGFFSSAQCVPVAARVEQLKKFMWITTCISSAVLENKNFKYIFRPQASGDQFGMIAMDFIEKNSKAKFGKEPKDLRVAIIHEDGAYGVDVAKGNVAGAKKAGFNVVMKEGYSATAPDLSALVTKLKRARPDVIFHTGYNPDITLLLRQAREQGLKFGALVGHGAGYGVYEKLKEGLGGDVNHFFNVDPISIWLANQKTMDPKLPPVIKMVGEEFDKAKPGIAIRSAHVGMAASNTYVFLTEVLPRAIKKYGGVDPEALRKASLEVDIPEGGTMLGFGVKFHGEGTPMAGQNERSFPVVIQYVDDKSYVVWPKSQAQREAVLPLPAGTTYSDK, encoded by the coding sequence ATGCCGGTGCGTAAAGCTGCTCGTGTGTTTGGTGGGTTGATTGCCGCGGTCGCGGCGCTGGGGATGGTGGCTTCCGCCGACGCCCAGGAAAAGAAAATCAAGATCGGCGTGATTTACGACCTGACCGGCCCGCTCGCGGGCGGCGGTTCGGAGCTGCAATATACCGGCGCCAAGATCATGCTCGACTCCTATGCCAAGAAGGAGGTCGAAGGCTACAAGATCGAGGCGGTCTACGCCGACGCCCAGAGCAAGCCCGATGTCGCCATCAACGAGGCGGTCCGGCTGATCGAGCAGGAAAAGGTCGACATGCTGCTCGGCTTCTTCTCGTCGGCGCAGTGCGTGCCGGTGGCCGCCCGCGTCGAGCAGCTCAAGAAATTCATGTGGATCACCACCTGCATTTCCTCGGCGGTGCTCGAGAACAAGAATTTCAAATACATCTTCCGCCCACAGGCGAGCGGCGATCAGTTCGGCATGATCGCGATGGACTTCATCGAGAAGAATTCCAAGGCCAAGTTCGGCAAGGAGCCGAAGGACCTGCGCGTCGCCATCATCCACGAGGATGGCGCCTACGGCGTTGATGTGGCCAAGGGCAATGTGGCGGGCGCCAAGAAGGCCGGCTTCAACGTCGTCATGAAGGAAGGCTATTCGGCGACCGCGCCCGATCTCTCCGCGCTCGTCACCAAGCTCAAGCGTGCCCGGCCCGACGTGATCTTCCACACCGGCTACAATCCCGACATCACGCTGCTGCTGCGCCAGGCGCGCGAACAGGGCCTGAAATTCGGCGCCCTGGTCGGCCATGGCGCAGGCTACGGCGTTTATGAGAAGCTGAAGGAAGGCCTCGGCGGCGACGTCAACCACTTCTTCAACGTCGATCCGATCTCGATCTGGCTCGCCAACCAGAAGACCATGGACCCCAAGCTGCCGCCGGTCATCAAGATGGTCGGTGAGGAGTTCGACAAGGCAAAGCCGGGCATTGCCATCCGCTCGGCGCATGTCGGCATGGCCGCGTCGAACACTTACGTCTTCCTGACCGAAGTGTTGCCGCGCGCCATCAAGAAATACGGCGGCGTCGATCCCGAAGCGCTGCGCAAGGCGTCGCTGGAAGTCGACATTCCCGAAGGCGGCACCATGCTCGGCTTCGGCGTCAAGTTCCACGGCGAAGGAACGCCGATGGCCGGGCAGAACGAGCGCTCGTTCCCGGTGGTCATCCAGTATGTCGACGACAAATCTTATGTGGTGTGGCCGAAGAGCCAGGCACAGCGCGAGGCCGTGCTGCCGCTACCGGCGGGCACGACCTACAGCGACAAATAG
- a CDS encoding transglutaminase family protein, protein MRLRIAHSTLYRYEPPATGVIQILRMTPGSHDGQYVAEWQIDVSTDSRLQVHQDAFGNVTHVLTEGPIAELTINVEGLIETHDTGGVLRGTDERFPPSLFLRSTSLTEVNPAMAAFARELRSESEADVLGFLHALMMQINEHMTFDEDPTNSGTSAAEAFALKRGVCQDYAHVFIACARTGGVPARFVAGHFLRSDGMVHQQAGHAWAEAFVPDLGWVGFDPANAICTTDAHARVAIGLDYLGAAPVRGTRYGGGMETLSVAVRVEQAGRQSQS, encoded by the coding sequence ATGCGCCTGCGAATTGCCCATTCCACCCTCTATCGCTATGAGCCTCCGGCCACCGGGGTAATCCAGATCCTGCGCATGACGCCGGGCAGCCATGACGGGCAATATGTCGCCGAATGGCAGATCGACGTCTCCACCGATTCACGGCTCCAGGTGCATCAGGACGCCTTCGGCAACGTCACGCATGTGCTGACCGAGGGGCCGATCGCCGAACTCACCATCAATGTCGAAGGCCTGATCGAGACCCACGACACCGGCGGCGTGCTCCGCGGCACCGACGAGCGGTTTCCGCCGAGCCTGTTCCTGCGCTCGACCTCGCTGACCGAGGTCAATCCGGCGATGGCAGCGTTTGCGCGCGAATTGCGCTCGGAGTCCGAAGCCGACGTGCTCGGCTTCCTGCATGCGCTGATGATGCAGATCAACGAGCACATGACCTTCGACGAGGACCCCACCAACAGCGGCACCTCGGCGGCGGAAGCCTTCGCGCTGAAGCGCGGGGTGTGCCAGGACTACGCGCATGTCTTCATCGCCTGCGCGCGCACCGGCGGCGTGCCGGCGCGCTTCGTCGCCGGACATTTCCTGCGTTCCGACGGCATGGTCCATCAGCAGGCCGGCCACGCCTGGGCCGAGGCCTTCGTGCCGGATCTCGGCTGGGTCGGGTTCGATCCGGCCAACGCCATCTGCACCACCGACGCCCACGCCCGCGTCGCCATTGGGCTGGATTATCTCGGCGCCGCACCGGTGCGCGGCACCCGCTACGGCGGCGGCATGGAAACCCTGTCGGTGGCGGTCAGGGTCGAACAGGCCGGGCGGCAGAGCCAGTCGTAA
- a CDS encoding branched-chain amino acid ABC transporter permease, translated as MRQSLPWIAGAALIALPFVYRDPYHLHILILILIWSFAYTSWSMMGRFGLVSLGHGGFMGVGAYVTALLWNHMGLSPWLGIPIAMLAAAVLAVIVAYPCFRFRITGHYFVLVTLALSGIVLQVITATRDYTGGSLGYTPDRTKGNHLWALQFDDKLTWYLIALGVWAVGLLIWNWVDRSMDRYALEAISEDEDAAAAAGVNVTWEKLKITIISALMTSLSGALYCQYQMFISPDTVSGISVSLQMVFAVIVGGLYVSLGPTVGAVITILLAEILRIGFGTKAVGWDNLVYGVLLVVFIIFLPKGILGSIIDRVKTLRKA; from the coding sequence ATGCGTCAGTCCCTGCCCTGGATCGCCGGCGCAGCGCTGATCGCGCTGCCCTTCGTTTATCGCGATCCCTACCATCTCCACATCCTGATCCTGATCCTGATCTGGTCGTTCGCCTATACGTCATGGTCGATGATGGGCCGCTTCGGGCTGGTGTCGCTGGGCCATGGCGGGTTCATGGGCGTCGGCGCCTATGTGACGGCGCTGTTGTGGAACCACATGGGGCTGTCGCCGTGGCTCGGCATTCCCATCGCGATGCTCGCCGCCGCCGTGCTGGCCGTCATCGTGGCCTATCCCTGTTTCCGCTTCCGCATCACCGGCCATTATTTCGTGCTGGTGACGCTGGCGCTGTCCGGCATCGTGCTGCAGGTGATCACCGCGACGCGCGACTATACCGGCGGCTCGCTCGGTTACACGCCCGACCGCACCAAGGGCAACCATCTCTGGGCGCTGCAGTTCGACGACAAGCTGACCTGGTACCTGATCGCGCTCGGAGTCTGGGCGGTGGGGCTCCTGATCTGGAACTGGGTCGACCGCAGCATGGACCGCTATGCGCTGGAGGCGATCTCCGAGGATGAAGACGCCGCGGCTGCTGCCGGCGTCAACGTGACCTGGGAAAAGCTCAAGATCACGATCATCTCGGCGCTGATGACCTCGCTGTCCGGCGCGCTCTACTGCCAATACCAGATGTTCATCTCGCCCGACACGGTGAGCGGCATCTCGGTGTCGCTGCAGATGGTGTTCGCCGTCATCGTCGGCGGCCTCTATGTTTCGCTCGGGCCGACGGTCGGCGCCGTCATCACCATCCTGCTCGCGGAAATCCTGCGCATCGGTTTCGGCACCAAGGCGGTCGGCTGGGACAACCTCGTCTACGGCGTGCTGCTGGTGGTCTTCATCATCTTCCTGCCCAAGGGCATCCTGGGCAGCATCATCGACAGGGTGAAGACGCTGCGGAAGGCGTAG
- a CDS encoding ABC transporter ATP-binding protein, whose translation MLELKSVNAGYGTFQALFGVSLDVRAGEAVGVIGPNGAGKTTLMRVISGLIRPRAGTITMEGADVLKTPEHRIVSLGIAHVPENRRLFPRLTVEDNLKMGAFMPEARARYAERLDFVFDLFPRMKERRHQMAGTMSGGEQQMCAIGRALMSDPKLLLLDEPSAGLAPVVVQQVFELVKRIRAGGLTVLIVEQNVQQVLKVVDRAYLLEAGSIRASGTSGEMLADDTIRQAYLGV comes from the coding sequence ATGCTGGAACTGAAATCGGTCAATGCGGGTTACGGCACCTTCCAGGCGCTGTTCGGCGTCAGTCTCGACGTCAGGGCGGGCGAAGCGGTCGGCGTGATCGGTCCCAACGGCGCCGGCAAGACCACCCTGATGCGGGTGATCTCCGGCCTGATCCGGCCCCGCGCCGGCACCATCACCATGGAAGGCGCCGACGTCCTGAAAACGCCGGAGCATCGCATCGTCAGCCTCGGCATCGCCCATGTGCCGGAAAATCGCCGGCTGTTTCCCCGCCTCACGGTGGAGGACAATCTCAAGATGGGCGCCTTCATGCCGGAAGCCCGGGCGCGCTATGCCGAGCGGCTGGACTTCGTGTTCGACCTGTTTCCGCGCATGAAGGAACGCCGCCACCAGATGGCCGGCACCATGTCCGGCGGCGAGCAGCAGATGTGCGCGATCGGCCGCGCGCTGATGTCGGACCCGAAATTGCTGCTGCTCGACGAGCCCTCGGCAGGCCTCGCGCCGGTCGTCGTTCAGCAGGTGTTCGAACTGGTGAAACGCATCCGCGCCGGAGGCCTCACCGTGCTGATCGTCGAACAGAACGTGCAGCAGGTGCTGAAGGTGGTCGATCGCGCCTACCTGCTGGAGGCGGGCTCGATCCGCGCCTCCGGCACATCGGGCGAGATGCTCGCCGACGACACCATCCGCCAAGCCTATCTCGGAGTGTAG
- a CDS encoding ABC transporter ATP-binding protein, with translation MLEVQGLVKRFGGFTAVNQVSFKVDEGEILGLIGPNGSGKSTIFNMLSGTFQPSAGSIKFDGAEISGLAPHRIINRGIGRTFQIPRPFHRLTMFENVALAGYFGQGKHSRVKAEEAAERALGMVGLPIDRAAAVDGLGAAGLKKLELAKALATGPKLLLADESLGGLDETEMDQAADMLRKIRDELGITIIWVEHIMGVLMRVVDRVMVLDHGEKISEGLPSEVSNDPRVVEVYLGTDADATQAAAAEARR, from the coding sequence GTGCTGGAAGTCCAGGGCTTGGTAAAGCGGTTCGGCGGCTTCACGGCCGTCAACCAGGTATCGTTCAAGGTCGATGAGGGCGAGATTCTCGGCCTGATCGGTCCTAACGGCTCGGGCAAGAGCACGATCTTCAACATGCTCTCCGGCACGTTCCAGCCGTCAGCGGGCTCGATCAAATTCGACGGCGCCGAAATCTCCGGTCTCGCGCCGCACCGGATCATCAATCGCGGCATCGGCCGGACCTTCCAGATCCCGCGGCCGTTCCACCGCCTGACGATGTTCGAGAACGTGGCGCTGGCCGGCTATTTCGGCCAGGGCAAGCACAGCCGCGTCAAGGCCGAGGAAGCCGCCGAGCGCGCGCTCGGCATGGTCGGGCTGCCGATCGACCGCGCCGCTGCGGTCGACGGGCTCGGCGCCGCCGGGCTGAAGAAACTCGAGCTTGCCAAGGCGCTCGCGACCGGCCCGAAACTGCTGTTGGCCGACGAAAGCCTGGGCGGGCTCGACGAGACCGAGATGGACCAGGCCGCCGACATGCTGCGCAAGATCCGCGACGAACTCGGTATCACCATCATCTGGGTCGAGCACATCATGGGCGTGCTGATGCGCGTGGTCGACCGCGTCATGGTGCTGGATCACGGCGAGAAGATCTCGGAAGGGCTGCCGAGCGAGGTGTCGAACGATCCGCGGGTGGTCGAGGTCTATCTCGGCACCGATGCCGATGCGACGCAGGCCGCAGCCGCCGAAGCGCGTCGGTAA
- a CDS encoding branched-chain amino acid ABC transporter permease, which yields MTDIFDIYLLEAMVNGILLGGVLALLALGLNLIFGVIDVTWICYAELVMIGMYGMYYLVQVFGLPYYVAAPFTILLVAGLGALLHWLVIAPLLSAPPINQLLATGGVLFVLQSFATVAFGIDFRNLGIRMPVLKFAEMHFSYSRLLAFAAALIGMLLVYFFMKRTYIGTAIRAISQDRQIMALMGVDTKRIYLITSALGGALAGLASCLLVLQYDIHPFVGLSFGPITFLICVLGGLGNFVGGFVAAFVFAEIISLGGLFSDLEWGYVLAFAFFIVMMFIRPAGLLARRS from the coding sequence ATGACGGACATTTTCGATATCTACCTGCTCGAGGCCATGGTGAACGGCATCCTGCTCGGCGGCGTGCTGGCGCTGCTGGCGCTGGGGTTGAACCTGATCTTCGGCGTCATCGACGTGACCTGGATCTGCTACGCCGAACTGGTCATGATCGGCATGTACGGCATGTATTACCTGGTCCAGGTCTTCGGGCTGCCCTATTACGTTGCCGCACCCTTCACCATCCTGCTGGTGGCGGGACTTGGGGCGCTGCTGCACTGGCTCGTGATCGCTCCCCTGCTCTCGGCGCCGCCGATCAACCAGTTGCTCGCCACAGGCGGCGTGCTGTTCGTGCTGCAGAGCTTCGCCACCGTCGCGTTCGGCATCGACTTCCGCAACCTCGGCATCCGGATGCCGGTGCTGAAATTCGCCGAGATGCATTTCAGCTATTCGCGCCTGCTCGCATTCGCCGCCGCGCTGATCGGCATGCTGCTGGTCTATTTCTTCATGAAGCGGACCTATATCGGCACCGCGATCCGCGCCATCTCGCAGGATCGCCAGATCATGGCGCTGATGGGCGTCGATACCAAACGGATCTACCTCATCACCTCGGCGCTCGGCGGCGCGCTCGCCGGCCTCGCCTCCTGCCTGCTGGTGCTGCAATACGACATCCACCCCTTCGTCGGCCTGTCGTTCGGACCGATCACCTTCCTGATCTGCGTGCTGGGCGGGCTCGGCAATTTCGTAGGCGGCTTCGTCGCGGCGTTCGTGTTTGCCGAGATCATCTCGCTCGGCGGCCTGTTCTCCGATCTGGAGTGGGGCTACGTGCTGGCCTTCGCCTTCTTCATCGTCATGATGTTCATCAGGCCCGCCGGGCTGCTGGCGAGGCGCTCGTGA